The genomic segment ATGCAAAATTTTCTTGCTGTTTTATCAGAGTCAGATAAGACTACATTTCGAATGTGTTAGACACACTAACAGTCTTCTGTTATCATCAAACAGAGATGCAGTAAATCCTTACAATAAGGAGGTGGTGGCTATAGTATTTCTTTTCCACTCTCTTCATTCAGACTCTTCTGTTGACTCATCTGTGAGGATTATCCATGACCTGACAATCTTTGTATCCTACTCCACCACAACAGGGCTTCTAATAACATACCTTTTAGGGGAATGTGAGGTCAAGTAGCTCAGTGGTTACAGCatgacttttcatttttggcaGCATGAACTAAAAGGCCACAAAATATATGGGCCATTCAATCAAATAGGTGCAAACTGCCATCCCACAACcaataaacaaatttaacaagcattgaaatatgcaaatgtttaCCGAGATCCTTCTGTAATCTATTGaaacccaaaataaaatctGAGATAGCGGTAAgcttaatatatataaaatcataatttataGGGTAATTTCAATTGGGAGGTGGCTGTCCCAAACCCTAACcattaaattttcaatttttcccattgtttttaaaaagatatttttgattatttttaaagtgaagttctaaaaatacatttattctatttattagtttattttaatcatgaagctttatgtaaaaaatgttgtctcACATTGTCATGTCACTACCGAAACCGTGTAAGTTTTAGTGCATGGGCTGAGACTAATTTTAGTTACACCCCTACATTTTTGATCAGGAAGTATGCCTGCGTCCCTTTCTCTCATGGCTGCATGATGAGTAGATATGTCCCATCATTTGGAAGTAAATGTgttcaaaagtctgaaaatCAGTGTGTAACTTTAAGGAACGTCACTACCAAACACCTATCTTCTGCAATTAAGCCAACTTTTTGGAGTGTTATTGcagaaaatgtagttttcatGTGTGTACAACTCATCGAAACTGTGCTAGTTAACCATTTTTTGACCAGCATCTTTGAGATAGGCTAAAACTAATCTAAAAATTGTCACTACCGAAATAGTCACGACCTAGACATGTTGTGAAGTTTCAATTCTGATATTATGGTTTTGGTAGTGAAAAGAGGGAACAATTTATTTcagggaaataaacaaaatttgagCACAGTCAAATTAGTATTTGAGGTTAAAACTCTATGTCAGTTCAAATTCTGTTATGTGATATTGTTTGAATACCAGCTGAAATATGACACTTTCTTAAAGGGGCTGTCTGCGAACATGttgattggctggaatagtgCATGGTCCAGTCTgagccacttttttttccccatttacagagccagtaCTGTCTACAAACACCACAGTGTTTTTGAGCGCGCACACAGAAcggtctttttctttgtttttaaacagcGATGACATCTTTTGTTGGCAGAGCCAAATTGGTGGTAGAAAGTGACAGTTAGCGGGGTCAGGGCTCAACCGGACGTCTTCTCCCATTGTTTTAATGGTTGCCAGCAGAAGACAGGTTAATTGagtgaataagtgaaaaatgaGGGAACAAAGTCTGGACTTTCTGGATCCATGGATGCCTCCAATGTAAAACATCCTCAGTCACTTCGTTGTTAACCCAATAATATCATATGGTCCCAAGGCTTAGCTAAGTTTGTGCTCAATCATAGTGTAAAGTATATGTGACATCACAGATATAATATTACCGTAGGccccattcattcattaaatgcTTGCATAAATGCTGAGTGATGTTATAGCTAAACTTTCAATTTCCTTTGTTTACATGCTACTtctgcttacatgttaatgttgCTAACGTTGGTAATGGTATTTACCATTATAAACTAGCCTACTGAGAATGCCAGCTTTGTGGTTGCTACTGTTACATATTCATCGATATTAACTATTGATTTTGCATTGattttgcctttgtgtgtgaTGAACTGCAGACTTCATCAGTCCAGTCAGTCCATTTAATGGATTGCAGCCATTAATGTCTGCGTTTAGTTTTAAATGGTATTCTGTAAAAATGAAGgtcatctttttttgtattcctATTCTGACATTTGGTAGagaccattttattttaaaatggaacAATTATGAAAATCCAatggtaaacatttaaaatgtcatgatgCTCTGATAAACTTATTGCATGATGTATTACCTAATTTCATAgagatgttttcatgttgagTGCTATGTTAGATTTTGAGGCcataattaaaattatataattttgtttgaagtgttttgttaattaaaacttaattttaaattactgtaatatAGCTCTGATACTGAGTAAACAGAGCAAACAATAAACAGTGAGGCTGTATTACATGCATTGTTTGCTGTTTCCCTTTGGCTTAGGAAAGCAATCTGAATCTAGTGCGGGAATGGAGAACTCTGCCACTACCGATAAAAACTACTGTTTAAATAAGTATTTAGTGAATGTAATTACATGAAAAAGCTATTGCAGCAAAAATTCTTAtcataaatagtatcaaaaatgggttttaatttaatgaaaatcgTAATGATAATAAATTTTAAGATTGGAGATTTTAGattggaaaaaaggaaaaacatccaAATCACAGTTGGTTGTTGTCAGGTTTTTCCGTTCTGCCTGTGACCACACCCAGCTGTGATTTAACTTGACAATATGTGTCAAGAAAGAATATGTTTTCACCTCCAGCGAGCAGGGCAAGCTAGATTATTGGGTGCAGTTACTCTTTAAGATCTGTAGGTGCACTGAACTAAAACTTACTGCAAGCTAGTTTCTACCAAAGAAGAATTATCACAACAATACAAAGCTCTGGGAAGCAGGTCAGATTCCTCAGATACACTGTATGACTATGCATCACATCAGCATTTCACTAGTTAGaagcataaaaagaaaaatgctgttcgtttttttttctttgaaattgaGAGTGCAGGTGTGGTTTCATCCTCTTTCACAGGGAGATCGATTACTTACACACTAAGAAGTCATATGTTCCTGCTCTCTACAGATGAACAGACACGCACTGCACATAGTAGATACATGAATGAGAAAGCCGGACTTTAGCTTTCACTGTATGCTTTAAGTAGGCGTGGGCCTCACAGTACATGATTTACAAAATCAGTAAATGTGGCTTTTAGCCagaccaatactggatttttaagGCTGATACAAACATTGATATCTCGGAGTTTAGTGCATTCAATAACATTATATCAGCTGgtagtactttttaaaaacataaattcataacataaacaaacaatcttGATTCAGTTCCCTTGAATtagtttttgcaaaaaatgtaaccaaaatACATACCAAGCTAGACATTTTACAGCTTAAACTTGCAAGTCACACCTAGCCCTGTCATGTATAGTCGCAATCCGTCGAGCCACGCTggcttggtgtgtgtgtttccactgcaCTGCACAGCAAGGTAAAGTTATTTACCTTATCGCTAATGAAAATCCGCTAACTtagtgacaaacacattgcatttcctataacttcttcacaataaaacatacCACCTCTTCGGCAGAGGAAAGCTTTTAGTGTGAAGCAGCCAAGGCAGGAAAGGTTCGGTTTATATATGCAGTAACTTAACAAAGCTCTGAACACGGGTGAAACTAAACTCCAAACGACAGAGATTTGGTAAAAGCTACAAAAGTCCTGAGATTTAAACACGGAGAAACGTTACAAACAGAGATATCTCTCTTGTTTCCAGCACAGTTTAGCTGctgtggagagaggaggacacCAACATAGGTTTGCCGTAGTCGGCTCCGCTACCTAACAGGACAACAGCAACGAGGATCACCAAAGCTTGGCAAGGCGCTGTGGCCAGCCTGTCAAAACTGACAGCAACAATCAAATAGGGGGCACTGTCACAgctgaaaaattaataaaacttaaattttttgttttgttttattacaattttggccaaataaatacacatatcGAAACACACAGTACTAatataaatattgatttcttggcaacatttattttaatttcagttcaaaTTTAACATGCATTTACAGAGGCACACTGAATTTATGTACAGTTTGATCAATGCATTCGACGAGAGGATCACTTAAAACATGAATGCACAACAGAAGTTTATCCAAtccaaaataaatacttaataatCATGGATCAAAATGTCCCAAGCATTCTTAAGTGCACaatttttcaaaccttttttgcCGCCATGTTTTAAAATTGCTACAAACAGCTGTTTGTcgtcaataaatcattttaacattgATTCTGAGAAGTGACCATAATtcccataaaaaaataagacctTCAGCAAAAAGCTGCACAGCCTCTAATGGcctctacagagcattttacaTTGTGTACTACCTGGGCACTTTGGAGAAGAAAATTGCTTCGTGCTTGCTTTAATGCTTCATAGCCCAAATAATACAGATTGATGATACAACACAGGAAACAATTTTGCCTTCAAGGTTTCACTTTCTTAATGCAGCTTACTTCTGCAATAACAACTGCAGAATGTAGTGTTACTCTCACCTGGATTGGGGGACAGTTTTGTCAACAAAGAGGAAGATGGCTTTCTCTGAAGGAAGCTGGATGCGTTTCCTGATGATCCACATGAACTGGGCCACTGTGATGTCAGAGGGCACCAGGTACTTCCTCTTATCAATGTCCACTATCTGAGAGCCAGAAACCTTCTCCACTATCACCTGGAGCACATACATTAACAGATAAACAGGTTTTTAACACTGTAcagagatatactgtatatgggtTGCAAATTTCAGCACACTCGAATGTCagttgttttttgcattttactgctgtagtaGAACTTTCACAGCCATCATCGGATGGGACAATACAAGTTTGTCATGCCCAACTGAACCCAGTGAAGTACAGCCAACCCTTGTCAGACTTACAAGTACATCTTTGCAAGTCCTGTCCTTATGAAAGATGTCTAATATTGGTCCTTTTTCAGTAGCATATGTCATCAGTACATGATACAGCAGGAACCTTTTTTGCAAAAATCGTATTTcatgtgggtttttttgctgTTCAGACTGGATATGAGCAAAAATGGATTTTTGGGCTGGCAGTTTGAACAAGACCTAAGCGTATTCTCTTCCAACAGAGGGAAAGATTAGATAGTTCATAATTTTGTAAGTCTGTTGTCTGGTGCTGAGCAGTGGGTTTATAAGAGCATtttgactgaaaacagctgcctgctttgTCAGAAAAACTGGGCTGATGTGAACAaagactgaatcaaaacagtaaaactgcaaGTTGTAAAAGCAACACAATGATCTTAAAGACAAAAACGCTTCATTCAGTGAGGGACACTGCAGACTCGGgagataattctctgtgggtttttcaCCATGAGTGACCCCTCTCATATTACAGTTTGTGATTTGATCCAttggtaatataaaaatattgatttgtgcagctttaaagcatTGAAAGCAGCACTCAATGATTAggttataataattataaatgttGTAGTAGCTCTACCTTACGTTTGTTTACGATCCCCTCCAGTATTGAAGCCACTGTCTTGTTTTCTAATAATCCAGTGAGCCTACTCAATAGGAGGACCTTTTATTTGTGTTCACTACTTTGTGTCCTGTTTCTCCCTGCAGCCTTTCCTTTAAACAGGTGCAAAATACAAGAACTAAACTGATACACAAAAAGGCTCTGGGTATGCATTTCCTAGGGCCTGGCAGTTTAAATGTTGTCCAAAACGTCACTCTGTATACAGTATGACctgatgttcagttttcatCGCTGCTATATTCCATTCCTGCCAAAGTGAAAAACGTCAAAGACTACATATAGTGTAACATCAGTAACATTTCAACAGTAGCACTGTGGGAAGGACATTTGTTTGGACTTTTACATTAAGGCTGCTGATATCTGAtacatttggatttttatttacactgttatttttaatccccaaaatgaaaattgtttgaTGTATCTCCtcagatttatatttttgacaGCATGAACAAACCTAGATAACAGCATTTGGACCAGGTTCAGACACACAATTCAGGAAGtatttttgatgtaaaataaaataaaaaaaatagaataaaataataacttggtccattttacaatattttcttaTGTACATAAAATGAGCAGATGTGGGCTTCCATTTGGATTGAACATAGCCAAAATTTTCCTTATCAGACTCCAATTCCGATTGCTGATGGAACATACATTAGAAGGTTGAGGCCTATTGTTCTATAACTCAATCTTGCACAGACAACAGAATATTAAATCCATTATTTTGTGATAAACATATAGATATAATGtagaaacacacagatgatgAATACTCAACATGTAGAAAATACCTTTGTGAAAAGCTAAGTCAGTTTTTAGCAGTAGCTGGCTGATTAACTTTTCCATTTTGAGTCCCATGAACACTTTAGTGGGCATGTGACTGTACTGGACACAAGACACTTTATTCATCAGCCAATTCTATTCCCTCAACTGCACTATTAGTATCTTTCTGGCTTGACTGCAACAGTGACTACAGCCCTAAAAACCTAAaagtctgtgactgactgactgatggagTGCTGAAGTTACTCATACCATTCTTCAGCCAGCCGAGTGTTGGATTTTCCCAAAcggccgttgctctttcaaaatgaattggcgcaaacagtttctaataaGTCATCTGGGGGTTGTTTACAGGCaaagtgttgccaacttagagcctttgtcACTAAgtttacagacttttcagacccctttagcgacttttttccaaaaagggctttgcaacaaatctagcgactttttggacactttttgcttctttctgtAAAAGAGAGATGCCAGTATTGTCCCGTGAGTGAGGGTTCCGTCTTTCcctgcacagacacacctctttaAGCATCTCATTCAAATGACCGCTcggcagctgcatagacgtgaatgagcttctaactttatgtgtgagtgatcatttttcaagtaaatatagccaaaatcacagcacagccgttgtctttaacttatgtttatggtgattttgtcagacgacatcacggttttaaaaatcaggattttagcagtgcagagcagcagcatggAAATGGGTTGGAAGTGAtaggctgcgtttcagtcattatttcatatttgttccgttgtctgacaacagaaacataaaaacatgtaaataagaacagctttgttgggaattcagctgtattaaattactgtatatgtgagaacAGAGAGTAGGACAGAAGCACACAGATACAGGTCAGTTGAGCCACATACTAGTTTTTGACCTAGTTTTGTTCTATTATATTATTGAATGCAATTTCCTTGTCTCCTAACTTTATTAtaatatgtttgtttcattataattaacttttaatgtttatgttggTTGATataggattgtttttttttcagcttgtgtATAGTAGATGCTCATGATATATTGTTattctagttttttttaaaagctacgTATCTACATTAGATACGTGTGTTCTTGTAATGTGCTACTGTGACACATCAATTTACCTGTGTGGGATCAGCCAAGTTTCCCGATCTTACCTTATCTTAAATACAAACTTTTGATGCCTTGTTGTAACAAGTAATGTTTAAATGCATTGTCACAAcgaggaaaatatttttttttttacttgaagcTACTTGGtaggaaattaaaagaataatattTGAAACATGTGGGTTAATATGTCATCAGTGGTTAATAAAAGTTTACATCTGACCTGATATATCCACAAGATTATACAACAATACAAGGGGAGCAGGGTTAAAGTGGCTGAGCCAAACCCAAGGGCTAAGTAACCCACAGCACTGCAATAGCTGTAACACTGGGGTGAAATAGTCCATGTCTTTGCTAACACAGGGGGGTTAAAAGGCTAGACAGTGGTCATGACAGCCAAATTTCAAATAAGAAAAGTCAAACAATTTGAGTCATGGAATATCATGGAAATTTCCTAATATGTCACACTTTGTAGTATATAATAAGGTATCTTCAACCTTGTTCCATAGATGTTTTTCAGCTGATAAAGCAGACAGGGGGAACTTTGTAAGTCATGGAGGCATTCAGACCTAGTTATGGAAAGTCTTGGAAAACTGAGATTTTTCATTGGGGTCACAGTTGAAACCCTGGTTCTCTGAACTGTATCTAAATCCTAAACTGTCTATCAAGACTGTCATTACCACTCAGTTattctcttctttccttcccatAACTGCAATTCATTCACCCAGTCACTCACTCCTTATCTCTAGACTTTCCATCACTCACTCTATCTATACCCTTAACCCCCATCCCACTGCCAAAAACACCACCCCGCCATCCTCACTCACCGGTACTCTGTCAGGATATTTGTTGCGTATTTTGGCTGACTCCATACATCGGTGCTCTGAagtagagacagaaaacaaataggAAATCAGAGATTAAAGGGATGAATGAGTACTCTTGGGAGCCTCCCCTCATACATTACTGCCAAATACAGCCAAGCCTATTCCAATATAGTGCTTCACATGCAAGATCAAGCATAGCATGAAGGCTGGCAGGAGCCTGAACAGACAGAGGAGTGGATGCTCCGTACAGGATGCAACTACATAGTAATTTCTGTTTAGTTTAAATAATGAATCACATCAACAGGCTTCATTAAGTGATACTGAACATTTTTGTGCTTCTCATTATCAAAGAGGAAGTGTTAGTGTATCTATTGTGGGCAGGACCGGATGCAGCAGGCTGACACTGAAAAGAGGCCAAAGAGACGTTACAAGCTCTGAAACAAATACTAAACTTGACACTTTTCACTTTACTGCTTTATTTATTTCGCATGAAAATCCtgtcttttgttaaaaaatttaTCCCGGACGACGGTACCGAGCATATGTGAAGCAAAAAGCTTAAGTACTACTGAAGGAAATAAAGTGCTTCTTGGTGGATTATTGTATCCGATTTAACTACTGCAgtctgaaatgtaaagaaattttCCACCAAGGATTTAATATAGGCCTAAATAAGGCAACCTTAAACTGTCAGATGTTTGAATAGATTTCACCTATGAAATGTTTCCATGTACAAGAAAGACACATTTCTGGGCGAAATCAATGACTGACTGTGATGTATGAGCAATGTTAGAGGTGAACCCCATTTTGACAGCGGTCATTTTACCTGCAGGAAGACCATGTTAGCATTTGTTGCTAGTCATGGAAGGTTAGCCGTTATGGATTTACCTCAGTCATTTGCGGGAAGCTGGGACAACATGCATTTCTGCACCTATTCGGCATGACATGGCAAAATCGACGCGGAGATATTAGAACAGAAAGGAGGGTGCATAGCATGACAAGAACAGCCCTTGTTTCATAACAATCCAAACCCCTTTACCGAGGGAATGATCCTCTTTAAACATCCATTTCATCTTTGCTGGATCCCCGCGCTGAGACGTGATGGTAGAGTCGAAAAGCGAGCTTCTAAATCTGCGGATACTGTCGGTGTAATGTCCAAAAATCCAGACAAAAGCGATccaaacaaaatgtcaacaataTCTCTCAGCCCGAAGCATCCAACTGCCAGTCTAGCTAGGAGGTGACGTCAGTGTCTAACAGAGGTGTGGTGGTGATGAGGCTGCGTTCAGGTGCTCTCGGAAATAATCAGTACATCCATTAATTGACCCCTGATAAACAATGCAGTACGTCCAGGTTATTGTCAGGAAACTGAATTTTGGTGCCGACACGCGAGTTTTCGGATGCAgaatgaaacaacaaacaatgaaacaaCATCTACAAGGGATTGCTAAAGGGcatggccagattaacctcTTAGGGGACGCCAGGAC from the Xiphias gladius isolate SHS-SW01 ecotype Sanya breed wild chromosome 8, ASM1685928v1, whole genome shotgun sequence genome contains:
- the gabarapl2 gene encoding gamma-aminobutyric acid receptor-associated protein-like 2 isoform X2, with the protein product MKWMFKEDHSLEHRCMESAKIRNKYPDRVPVIVEKVSGSQIVDIDKRKYLVPSDITVAQFMWIIRKRIQLPSEKAIFLFVDKTVPQSSLTMGQLYDKEKDEDGFLYTRHSSRQ
- the gabarapl2 gene encoding gamma-aminobutyric acid receptor-associated protein-like 2 isoform X3 is translated as MESAKIRNKYPDRVPVIVEKVSGSQIVDIDKRKYLVPSDITVAQFMWIIRKRIQLPSEKAIFLFVDKTVPQSSLTMGQLYDKEKDEDGFLYVAYSGENTFGYKACYATRG
- the gabarapl2 gene encoding gamma-aminobutyric acid receptor-associated protein-like 2 isoform X1, which gives rise to MKWMFKEDHSLEHRCMESAKIRNKYPDRVPVIVEKVSGSQIVDIDKRKYLVPSDITVAQFMWIIRKRIQLPSEKAIFLFVDKTVPQSSLTMGQLYDKEKDEDGFLYVAYSGENTFGYKACYATRG